CTCACCATTCGGCCTTCTGGAACAGAACCAAAGGTAAAAGTTTACTCTTCCTTCGCTTCCTTAAAAAAACCAAAAAAACAATCAGAGATTTCCAGTTTATGGGAGTCTCTCGGGAAAGAAATTTCCCTAGCAGAAACAGAATTTTTACAACTGGCAGGTCTAAAATGAGTAACAATACCAAAACTAAATTCGAAGAAATCAAAAAACTTTCTGACAAGTATCTCCTAAACACATACAACCGTTATCCGGTTGCTTTTGAATATGGCGTAGGAGAGATGATCTTCGACCAAGATAACAAAGGTTATATTGATTTTCTTGCAGGAATCGCTGTTTCCAATTTAGGCCACGGGGAAGCGGACCTAATTGAAGCCATGCGAAACCAAATGGACAAAATCCTCCATTCATCTAACCTCTATTATTCGGAAGAACAAGCAAAACTTGCCGAGGTCATCATCGAAAACAGCATTCCTGGAAAAGTGTTTTTATGTAATTCAGGAACTGAGGCAAACGAAGCCGCTTTTAAACTCATGCGTAGACATGGGGTGAAAAAAAATATCGATAAACCTGTGATCCTTGCCCTCCACTCTAGTTTTCATGGCAGAACTCTTTCTGCAATGACCATGACTGGAAACGAAGCTGTTCGTTCTGGATTTGGGGATTTGGCTTCAGATGTATACTTTGTAGAAGCCAATAACGAAGACTCGCTCATCCAAGCATTTGACCAATACGGCGAGTCCATAGCCGGAATCATTATGGAACTCATCATAGGTGAAGGTGGAGTCATTCCGCTTAGCCAATCGTTTGTAAACTTAGCTCGTAAACTCACAGAAGAAACAAATTCTCTACTTGTTTTTGATGAAATCCAAACGGGAAT
This genomic stretch from Leptospira harrisiae harbors:
- a CDS encoding aspartate aminotransferase family protein codes for the protein MSNNTKTKFEEIKKLSDKYLLNTYNRYPVAFEYGVGEMIFDQDNKGYIDFLAGIAVSNLGHGEADLIEAMRNQMDKILHSSNLYYSEEQAKLAEVIIENSIPGKVFLCNSGTEANEAAFKLMRRHGVKKNIDKPVILALHSSFHGRTLSAMTMTGNEAVRSGFGDLASDVYFVEANNEDSLIQAFDQYGESIAGIIMELIIGEGGVIPLSQSFVNLARKLTEETNSLLVFDEIQTGMGRTGKMFCFEHYGMYPDAFTLAKALGSGFPIGALVVAKEYEGVLERGMHGSTFGGNHLACVAAFETFKIILSRNLLDHVSTISEQMFARLKTMMESTGKIKQVRGRGLHIGVELYSESRPVVEECLKRGLVVNSTAGNVIRIIPPLILSIEKATEGLDILESVLKDMK